From a region of the Impatiens glandulifera chromosome 4, dImpGla2.1, whole genome shotgun sequence genome:
- the LOC124937059 gene encoding EG45-like domain containing protein, whose translation MEKRMISSMIVIMMCITSTCLTPLASAKAGKASYYTDYTPSSCYGFENQGTLIAAANRALFNNKAACGRRYRVTCTGRTNQGVLQPCRGGSVTVKIVDLCPGCAADQLDLSKEAFSAIADPNAGLINIDYVQV comes from the exons atggagAAGAGGATGATTTCTTCAATGATCGTGATAATGATGTGCATAACATCGACATGCCTCACCCCATTGGCATCTGCCAAAGCTGGAAAAGCCTCCTATTATACCGATTATACTC CATCTTCATGTTACGGGTTCGAGAATCAAGGAACTTTGATAGCGGCGGCAAACCGTGCATTGTTCAACAATAAGGCTGCATGCGGAAGGAGGTACAGGGTCACATGCACCGGCCGGACAAACCAAGGCGTCCTACAGCCGTGCCGCGGCGGAAGCGTGACTGTTAAGATAGTGGATCTGTGCCCTGGATGCGCTGCCGATCAGCTTGATCTGTCTAAGGAAGCTTTCTCCGCCATCGCCGATCCTAATGCCGGTCTCATCAACATCGATTATGTCCA GGTTTGA
- the LOC124936887 gene encoding EG45-like domain containing protein, which translates to MENRMISSMFVMMLCMASSCLIPTASAIAGRASFYTVYTPSSCYGFEDQGTLIAAANPSLFNNKAACGRMYRITCTGPTNQGVPQPCRGSVTVKIVDLCPGCAADQFDLSQEAFSAIADPNAGVVTIDYVQV; encoded by the exons atggagAATAGGATGATTTCTTCCATGTTCGTCATGATGTTGTGTATGGCATCATCATGCCTCATACCGACAGCCTCAGCCATAGCCGGAAGAGCCTCCTTTTACACCGTTTATACAC CTTCTTCGTGTTACGGGTTTGAGGACCAAGGAACATTGATAGCAGCAGCGAACCCTTCATTGTTCAACAATAAGGCGGCGTGCGGAAGGATGTACAGGATCACCTGCACCGGCCCAACAAACCAAGGCGTCCCACAACCGTGCCGTGGAAGCGTGACAGTTAAGATAGTGGATCTTTGCCCTGGATGCGCTGCCGATCAGTTTGATCTGTCTCAGGAAGCTTTCTCCGCCATCGCTGATCCTAATGCCGGTGTCGTCACCATCGATTATGTCCA GGTTTGA